The sequence GTAAGGTAGCTGTGGGAGTGTAAGGTAGTAACAGTGTCGGAAggttgtgagcctgagatgctcaaccaGTGAGTGCCAGGAGAGGCTTTACCTGCGTCAGACCCAGGGTCTGACAGGTCTAACAGAACGGATTTCACTGACTGGCTGTGCAATTTCTCCCTGGTCGTTAGGGGTGAGCGcccattattgcaataatgaataaaatgccCTTCACAGAGATCTTGGCTTGACTGAAATTGTTGATTTTGAGCTTGTTTCTCACAAGATGCCCCATGAAGTCttcactgctgcagggaagTTCCTGCTCTCCCTGAGTCTTTGCTCATAGAAGGAAATGCTTGAGAGTGGAGACCCTCCCCATCTGTGTGTCATTTGGTTGGACTCTACGGCAGCTCCCCGCTCCTtgcagagcccagaactggacgtGGTTGTGCAGAACAGCTTCGCCAGTAGAGGGGAAGGTTCTCCAGCATTGACCTGCACCTCACAACATAACCCTGGTTGTTGCTGGCCTCCTTTGCTGCTTACAGGGGCAGATTCCTGCTGTTTTATGAAAGCTCCATCAAAGATGTTTTAAAGCCTTCCTGGCTTTCACAAACCACTAGGAAACACACTCTCTGGATGAAAATGCAATAGTGCCAAAACTGTGGGAGGCTGCAGATGCTCGACCTGGCACCAACACTGCAAATAGTGGGAAAACCCAGAAGGAATTGAATGAGATACCTGAAGAACACAGGGCAAAAGAGTTCCAAAAGAGAAGGATCTTTCTCCTGCAGTGGTGGCATCTTTAGCTGACTTCTGATATTTAGCAGGCTTAAATTTCAACAGCTGAAAACCAAACAGAGGTCTAATATTGCAGCTGGAGGGGTCGTGCGCAGAAGTTATTTAAGCACTGGTATGAAACTTTAATTTGTTGGAACTGTATGTTACGTATACTTTTGTCAACAATTATCAAACTCAatttattatcctttttttaaaatttaatcaaTTATTATCAAGCTCAACTCTTGTGCTGGTCACACACCACCTGTAAAATCTCACTCTGTGGTATTCACTGTTTGCATTAAAGTTTAAGGGACTTAAACCTCATTGCCACTGtgttgtttttaggcccatctcaAGGCATGGGTCTGGGGGCCCCCCACCCCATTTGTCACAGAACCAGGCTGAGCCAGGCCTGAACCATTGGCACACATTCTATACACATCTGTCAGTTCCTGTGATTGACCAGGCTGGGCTCACATTGCAGCCTTTCCTTGCATTTGTTGGTCAGATTTGGTCATCGTATGTTCCTGTGAAGTGTTCCTCCTTTTATgtcattttccatctgaaagatTCTTGACCAGAAACACAAAAAATTTAGTAACATTTTTAACGTTTCCTTGAAATTCACTGAAAACATTCCCAGTTCTTTCCCcacctgaagagcagcaaattGGGAACTTAAAGTTAGAAAAAAGTGATGGagacttctttcttccttggtCAGCCATTCTGATGACTATAtccttctgcttcatgcatCAATCGTTGTACCGCTGTACGTAGCTTCTGGATGAGAAAGCCTCATCCAGGAAAGAGCCAATAATGTGGCTTACATACAGCACAGACCTCAGTTCCTTTCATGAAGGAAAACCTGCAGCACGATGCTGGGAGCCACAGCCCCTTTCTAGGTGTTAGTGGGCATTTGTGTGCAGAAAAGCTCCAGCATAGCTACCCTCTGACACTGCTCTTAGTTGGGTGTCAGTGTGTTGGTGCTCACATTCTCATACATTCATGATGCAGGCTAAAGGTATAACTgcattacagaagaaaacaagcctTGAGATGTACTGTTTTATGAGGGATATCCTCACACCTCTATCAACTGCTATGTTTCCTTCCTAGTTCTGCAGGCTTCAGAAGTTGTTTGTATTGACCTAGGACCAGTGCTCCCCTTTTACATTCAGCAAAGCTAGTAGCATCTGAAGATCCGTGGCAGAGTCCTCTCTAAGTGTACCTGGCCATCAAGGGCAGTAAGTTAGTGAGTAAGTGACGGAAACCAGTCCTGGTCAGACCCACTGATCAGCAGGGCCATCTGAGAGCATAGAAATGTTTGttccagcagggttatctggcCGAGGACCCTAAgggttatgtgctcagctttgttgcaaagggGGAAGTGGGGTTTGTGCCCCCATCCTGGGCAGAGACCTTGGGCAGCCCGGCAGGAGgggtgtggggcaggagcagctgcaggaggctgccactcGTGGCTCTCTGTGCACACCTCACACCACCCCCTCAGCTGCATGCAAAACctaacagaaatgtttccttcattcacacAACTTAAAGGTGCTAAATTACTCTTAACACAACCACCCGGGAGcacaggagcatcagaaagaacactcactttcCACATCACAGAGGCTTAGTAATGAGCTGTAGCCATGTTTTACGTAGGATCTCAGTTTAAGTCCTGCCTCTCGGCTTCCCATTTATTGAGGATGGCTCTAGTTGGTATGGCTCTGAGCACATatttcaactctgtgatccacagctgaGACTTAGTTAACGATCTCAATAAGTCCTACTTAAacagagacaagaagagaattatgcaaatgcacttctgtaccacatctacttgataactggaatCGTACCATAAATGAGCCTCAGCATATCAACACCAATAACTTTCTTTTTATAGCAGATATGAAAAATGGGGCAGTGGAGCTACGGGGTAGTTTAAGAAACTTTATTTCAGTCGAGTTACAATTGCAGAACATGTAGCAGAAGTTGACAGTTTttgtaagaaaaggaaacgtgCAGTGGGCATATACACAAAGGGGTGGTTAAACTATCAGAGCTGACAAGGTTTCTCAAATACAGCTGTGAAGGAGATCACAGATTACCTTTCCAGACTGATTTTTTCTAAAACGATGATTAAAGTCTCAGTACAACActgtggctttctgagcagcagtcacactTGGCAGCTGGATAAAATGTCTTCCACCAGCCTCTTGTAGACCCAagcatcccctctgagcctctgtctcctgatgccaactgcttcattcttactGAGCCGACACACTTCTAACTCAAACTTCATGGATTCTTTGCCAAAGTCTGGCTTTGTTTGGCATTTCAGGGTGTAGCTgcacaaaacaaaggagaagcagaataATCATTTAATATGTTTCAAAGCCAGCGCTGAACAATTTTGAATGAATAAAAGCACTTAATGGAAGTACTCCACTGGCATTCACGtgactgagaaaacagcccaggaccaagtcagctgagagctgtgagCACCAAATCCAACAGCGGTcccttcagaggtcccttccagctctgagggttctataattctgtgatctcCTGgccaaatgtttgtgtgttttaactacCAAGAATGAGTGCTGCAGTTACACGCAGCCTCTCTCCCAGTTGTCTGTGACTGTATTTTAGCTCACCTTTTGTACTTACAGTTTTACAGGGACAGACAACACTCACATCGGCCCCTAAGTGCTACATCATCACTACTGCTTCATATTCGTCAGAGAGCTCTGTGGGAGCTCATTTAACTCATTTAACACTGTTCTGCATCGTGTGGACAATTTTTCATGCACGTATCCATTTACTGTTCCCTATGCTTTTTCTAAAAGTATTGTATTTTACAGAGTGGGACAGAGAAAGTAAATTAAAGCATTTACTTTATTAAGGGCTATGGAACTGGCTGTTTAGGCACGCACAAGGTGAagccattctgttttccacttacccctTCTTAGTGTATTCCACTTGCTTCTTTGAAAGGACAGAGATTATTTCACTCAGCAGTTggtctggattcagtagttgagtcATGGTAACATTATagtgtgcctaaaagcagacagctcattaaaaaaaaaaatcaaaatcacagaatatatatttttcctaaaaCTGCAGATATTACGGAAACTTCTGATGCTGAAAgctgcagaacatctaaccataCAGACAAACGCTTCAGCTCCCCACTCTGATCATCGTtaagacactggaataatagcaggaacactaaccaacaacttctggacaattaaTATCAGAGCACGTAAAGTTCTAAacagcataaaatccaaagcagcagtgatgggccagggaagcacagagccAGAAGTGCTCGCTtgacaggatgacagaagacagccatgaaCCCATATTTCATCTGACACTACCCCTCCCACGTGGCtggggaattgcctgtgctgtgctgccctgctgaGACTGAGTGCTTCAGACGTCAAGGAACACACGAGGTTCCACGAGGCTTTTCTAGCCCTGAAGTATCAtagtgcaaaaaaaccccagcaaAACGACGAGTAATTTCTAACCTTAAGTTTGTGGTTGCAGTTTTGTTTACATCATGTCTAATACTACATACAACAGATTTGTCCACTAAATGACTTCTGCAACTTTCAGACACCCATGTGTAGAAAGAGAGAGGGTACAGCAATTGTCATGTCACAGatacacaaatactgtaactgccatacagacagatcagagaagacaggaaggtgAGACAGCCTGAGAAATGAACATAGGCTGTGGGTGTAAAGGcggagagagaaaaaaagaaaaagaaagttcttCAATTTCCCGTTCAACCTACAACACACAGAACTCcttttctgcagtaaaaattACATAAAGTTTCATCTTCCACTGTTGTAATCTAGTGCCCACAGAAGTGCATCAGTGATCTTGCATAATGCTTTGGATAAGGGAAACTGATACAGAATGATAAAAGCTTCTAGAGACAAAAAAATTCACTTATATTTGTTTCTGATCACTCAACATCCTGAATTATTGGTGTAGTCTGGACGCTTGTCAAATTAGCTGGGTAGGTTTGTAGTCCCAAATGTCTTGAACTTGTAACAGTGCCATCTTGTATTTAACAAAGTGCCAGTTGGATAAACTTCCAGataagaatacagaagctaaactgcatttaacctAACTGCAAAACACAAAGTAATCCTCTTCGTATAGACAGCCTTGCATGCATCAACCATTagacagctgagttcaggatcttgcatcGAAGAAACACAGCAATAATTAGGACAGcagtcctggacttcaggagatccAACTTTGACCACTTTGAGAGCCTAATATCCCATGGgttacagcactggaacacAAGGGGGTCCAATAGAGCTGGTAGACATGAGGCACCACGTCatgtggtggatgtcccatccctgaagactgCCAGCTGGGTAGatgaggggagagcagtggatgttgtgtacctTGAATTCAGCAAGGCTTCTGGCTCCATAACATCCTCATAGGTAAGCTTAGGAAGACAGATGACTAAACAGTGAGgactgagaactggctgactagcagagctcagagggccgtgatcagtggcacagtctagCTGTGCCTCCcttgaggaaaggctgagagacctggggcagttcagcctggggaagagaaggttgagaggggACCTTATCaatgtttacaaatatctgAATCATGGGTatcaagtggatggggtcagatgattttcagtggtgatcagcatcaggacaagaggcagtgagTACAATctgcaacacaggaagttccatacaagcagAGAAACAACTTCAAGGGTGTCAGAGCCCTGGAGCAAACTACCCAAAAAGactgtgaagtctccttctctggagatattcaaaactcctctggatgttttccagtgctgtttAATGTAGAGAACTTGTTTTAGCATTGGCtgcactagatgatctccagagatctcCCTTCCAGACTCCTGGACTCTGTGACTGTACTGGAGATGTCCCTAATAGCTACAGCTCCAGGAGACAGCCAGCTGAAGAAATGCATGTTTCTTTTATGGAACTGCTTATGCCTTCATAACATCCTTGTTTTCACATTAATCACATGCTTTTTGAACATGTCATCTACAGACTCAAATATAGATTCCTATCAAGTGATTTATGTGATTCTGTTCACTACATGGAGAAGTCTATGCATGTGTATTCTAGAAATCTAAAACTGATGTTGTGAATAAACTTTGCTAGGTGtaagttcttaatttcatgtaAAAGTGTTCTATGCAGTGCACTAAGTAATTACTTTTTCTATGGCTACTTAaagaaaaagtagtaaaaaaaatgGCCTGGGTGCAGAGACATCAaaactttgaaaattaaaagtcacactggcagcatcagAAATTCTTTCACCAGCCGAATTTATTAAAGCCTTAACTTTAATCTTGGATTCTATTGAATCCCAGGCAAGATCCTGGAACTCCTTTCCAAGTGTATCACTCCTGAACTATGGAAAACAGCTAGCaaggaatgttatcaaaactccCTCACACCAGAGGGAAAGCCAGcagtatctctacagaaataacatcattaaatattttcagctagGACTCCTTTAAACCCATCCTGCATCCCCCTCCAGTTTGGTGAGATGGCATACAAAAAGCAATGGTCAGCCCTCTCCCATGCCGTGCTGGTGACTCCTCTGAGCTGAAGCCAGCACTAAATCCCTGGGCAATAACAGGGCCATTATCATATTAATAGAAAAACAGGACGAGCAAGTGCAGTTTTCTGTAGAGTGCAGGCAActcagatcacagaatttttCACAAGACTATTCCTAACAGCTCTTGAAAATACTGTAATgttgaaaatagttttaatactatcatttccataaaatatttctctggtAAACATACCTTAAGTTTTCTTGGTCCGTGTCTACTGAATCGCTTCTTTTTGCCTGGTGTAAGCATTGTTATCACTTTATCTAGGCCTCTTTCAAGACTTCCAAATagtttggcctttctcttcttttggctGCTATCCACATGAGCTATGTTGAGATCTAAATCCACAGAATGACacctgttacaaaaccaaattaattagttgcttttcctcagcaatcagacagCAGTTATTTCAGATACACTATTAGAATATTACCAGGTCtgacagaatgaagaaaacaaaagcaagtgctgTGTATTATGAGAGCTTCTGCTTACAAATTAGTTGAGCtttaagctcagagatgcattttaaaactgcagcactCTGGGAGAATGGAACAAGATGAGATTTATGTTATGGAAAATaggaatgcattctgaagatgagtgacttctaggttttttttttcctgctttcagtgtttcccagtgaatacagaaagaggTTTTAGGAAACTTTTAaccaagagaaaggaaatatagcttgctgttgtgaaCAATGCTTCCTGGGCTGTTCATCGATTAcggcagcactgctctaaaccaaaaacataCACAGGTAACTGGACATTTACCTCCTCTCAGGAAGAACctcagttgctgtcagttcATACGTATTTGTTGGTATTTTGGGCTTCTTAACTGGGgtgactgttgtgaactggctctctgaaagaaagaatccaaaccaaagcaggtatgtttttgcagtagaggatttatttttcttcgGTGAGGATTTCTCATGATTggcaattaatttttttaaagccagcctcctaCGCatctctagtctgcatcttcagaATGATAAAACAGGTTTTAACTACTCTGCTCTGCCACTGGTCTCCAGACAAACACTGAGGAATTTACCACGTCAAAAAGTCGCGTTCCACATCCAGTGATTTCCTTTATGTGGAAGGTGTGAATTACATTACCACAGGTAATACTACATGTTAAGTAACAGCCTAAAAAGTTCTATTGTCCACGTGTGGGAAAAGTTATGTGGAGCAGCTTTGAATTTGTGCAGACAACTCAGTATAAAGCTCAGAGATTCAGCTTTAAAAGCAGCAGTTGGCCCCAGGCAGTGATGTGCAGAGCATTTCCAAGAGATACTTCCACGATTTGTTATCTGCAAGTGCTGCTTCGGCCTATCCCAGTGTAAGAACTCCCAGCAGAAcaacaaagatattttaattgttaACTCTCAGGAATATCTAACAAAAACGAGCAGAAATCATACTTCTGCGCTTCTCACTTAAGAAATACctacttttactttttaaacGTACCTAAGACCAACATCACAAATTACGTGTGACCTtgagacaaaaatgaaacctgtgTGAACAGCGAGCCTTCGTAACGCGCTTCGTTGAACACTTAACAAAGGGCAGTGATATGTTCAGTAACCCTTAATAACAGATCAGCCTGCAAAGATCTAGCATCTCTGAACAATATTTTCTAGCACTTGGAACAGAATTAAGAAATGCTTAGTGTTTTAAAGGGCAGAGTTAACACGCACAGTATCAACACTAAGACAGGCTGGAGACAAACATTTTTGTAACTCAGAGGAGCTGATATAGCATGGACACATTTCCGTGGTCCATCACATAAATGCAGGTGTTACATTGCCAGCCTAAGTATTTTCAATGCCACGCTGAACAGATACATGAAAGCACTGGTACGCTGTCACGAGAATCCAGTAGGTAACATTTCATTTAGAAGCAAGATGCAATAAAAGCACACTTAAGAAAAAGCAGACCCTTTTCTTTCACTCAGAATAAGCccagaaaaaacagaaaacatactgAACGTTGAAGAAATTTCCTACTAGATCTCCATGGGAAGTGGAACCACGTGCTAGTGTTAGGAGCACAGCACTTGTGTCCTTACGGATGAATGAGGGGAACGAATGCATCCCCAGGCATGCTCCTTGTGAAACTGCGAGAACTTGTCTAAGTAATAGAGGAGTAACCACTTGCAGTGCACTGTCAGATGTACAGGCTGGTGAATGCATGTGCTGTgaccaaaaaaccccaaacctaaatcttcagaaacagaagtttAGGATCTACAAGTATTGCGTTcatgtttaaatttaaaaatgtccAGGTTTTCATTTGTTAGATACGACATACCTTTGGGAGTAGGTGCCTGAAAGAGTGTGCCTTGTACTTGCTTGTCTGTCTCACTCTTTGAAAAGGAGGCCTTTGGAGCAGGAAGTGCAAAGGGCAGCTCATCTCTTAACGCTGACTCTGCACCAACATTCTCTTTGTTTGCGTGCTTCTTAGATGCCACTTTCCTTGTCACTGGAGTTGACAGTGTGAATTCCGTGCCACCCGGCTGAGTGTCGTGCCTTGACTGCTGCCAGAGATGTAACAAAAGCTATTCCAATCACATCCAGAGAAGTTACTTCAAGGAAATTCTAACATCTGAGCAGGTCAGATGCAATGCTTATAAAAATATCATATACTACTTGTCTATTGAGCAAAATAGTTAAAAACTCTTCAGTACCTCTGATTCTCTCCTAGAATGAGTTTGCTTCTTATAGATtgtcaaatgccattttttaatttgttcatcTAAATTCTACATTTAGGATTAGTCCTCACCAGCTTATCTGAACATAGCTATGAATTATTACTTGGTTTAGCTGCAAAATTTGAATTGCTTCACTGTGGATTTTCTTGTCCAATAGAGATTGAATTTCTTTTGGCACCTTTAAAGCTCTGTCCAACTCTAGCCTAACTCCAAAATCTTATTAACTGTGCCTTGTcactttccattttgttttaaaatcctcACTGACTCCTTTACTCTTTCCCTTACttgctgtttctgtgaaaacaaacactgaagttAAGGTTCCCATCAAATGAACCATGGCCTACAGGTAGAAGGCACCAAAGTTTACGCTCAACATACTTCTTTGCTCAATCTGTATTTCCCTTTGGTCAAGGTCCACTAGATACTTAAATATGTAATAAGCATTATATACAATGAGAAGTAGATTTCTGGATTAAGAATTGtgttttttctgtaagaaactAGCACTAAATCTTCGGACACCTGCTTTGTTCCACAAGTATTCAGAATAAACTCTTCCAGTGGACATTCTTCAGACAATGAAGCTGCATCAGAAAATTCCATGGATCCAAACGCATCTGGCACATCGCTGCAATCTGGCGCATCTTCAGATGTCACAGCcttttcagactgaaaagaaatgttcagGTGAGATTCTTTTGCAGGACTAAAAGGAagatttcatcagaaaaaaataatatcagtaAAATCTAAATATGATTGCTTTGCAAGTTCCGAACCATGGCTAACAGTTAATGGAAGTCCACATGCTAGCAGCCCCAACTTTTATATTATGTTCTTAATATTGTAATCGTGGATTTGACATTCATTTCAAGAGCAGAAGGGAAATTATTCTTAAAGTGAAGTCATCTTTCACAACCTGTGTCAACAAGAGCAGCATCTCATGGCCTTCGATTTGGAGACTTGGACCACAAGCTCTTTTCAACAAAAGTCAAATAACAGCCtgggaagaactgaaaaaaagaaccTTCAGTGAGGTCTGAAAGTGGCTCACATAAAGGTAGACAAGTCATACCCAAAACAT is a genomic window of Meleagris gallopavo isolate NT-WF06-2002-E0010 breed Aviagen turkey brand Nicholas breeding stock chromosome 1, Turkey_5.1, whole genome shotgun sequence containing:
- the MELK gene encoding maternal embryonic leucine zipper kinase isoform X3 encodes the protein MDKFALGYCPGGELFDYIVSKDRLSEEEARVFFRQIVSAIAYVHSQGYAHRDLKPENLLIDEKHNLKLIDFGLCAKPKGGLDYRLNTCCGSPAYAAPELIQGKAYIGSEADIWSMGVLLYALLCGFLPFDDDNVMALYRRITRGKYTIPKWLSPSSTLLLNQLLQVDPKKRITVKHLLSHPWLMQGYSDAVQWQSKYPLGHLDEDCITELSVFHNQSRESISALISEWNYDQMSATYLLLQSKKVRGKRIHLRIPSQTAHASATQSASLGSEKAVTSEDAPDCSDVPDAFGSMEFSDAASLSEECPLEEFILNTCGTKQQSRHDTQPGGTEFTLSTPVTRKVASKKHANKENVGAESALRDELPFALPAPKASFSKSETDKQVQGTLFQAPTPKESQFTTVTPVKKPKIPTNTYELTATEVLPERRCHSVDLDLNIAHVDSSQKKRKAKLFGSLERGLDKVITMLTPGKKKRFSRHGPRKLKAHYNVTMTQLLNPDQLLSEIISVLSKKQVEYTKKGYTLKCQTKPDFGKESMKFELEVCRLSKNEAVGIRRQRLRGDAWVYKRLVEDILSSCQV